The Thermococcus peptonophilus genomic sequence AGGTTCTCCACGAGGGCGAGCTCCTCGACGTCATAGCGGTCACCAAGGGCAAGGGAACCCAGGGCCCGGTCAAGAGGTGGGGCGTCAAGGTCCAGTTCCACAAGGCCCAGAGGGCTGGCAAGGGCAGGCACATCGGTAACCTCGGTCCGTGGCACCCGGCCAGGGTCATGTGGACCGTTCCGCAGGCCGGTCAGATGGGCTTCCACCACAGGACCGAGTTCAACAAGAGGCTCATCGCTATAGGCGAGAACGGCAAGCTTGTTCTCGACGGAAACGAGATCGAGATCACCCCGAAGGGCGGCTTCCCGCACTACGGCATCGTTAGGAGCGACTTCCTCATGATCGAGGGTACGATTCCGGGTTCGTTCAAGAGGATAATAAGGGTCAGGCCGGCTATAAGGCCGCCGAAGAAGAGGCCGCCTGTTGAGAGGCCGCAGATAACCTACGTCAGTAGAGAGTCCAAGCAGTGAGGTGAGATAGATGAAGGTCAAGGTTTTCAATCTCGAAGGCGAGCCCGTTGAGGAGATCGAGCTTCCCAAGGTGTTCAGCACTCCCTTCAGGCCGGATCTCATAAGGAGGGCTGTCATCGCTTCCTGGACTCACAGGCTTCAGCCGCAGGGTAGGGATCCGCAGGCAGGTAAGAGGCGCGTCACCGAGAACATTGGAAAGGGCCACGGAATGGCAAGGGTTGAGAGGATAAAGACCTCACCGAGGTTCGCCGCCTTCGTTCCGTTCGCCGTTGGCGGTAGAAGAACCCACCCGCCCAAGGTCGAGAAGATAATCTGGGAGGACATCAACAAGAAAGAGAGAAGGCTCGCCATAATGAGTGCCATAGCTGCAACAGCGAACTACGACCTCGTCAGGGCCAGGGGTCACGTGGTTGACAACATCCCGCAGATCCCGCTCGTCGTTACCGACGACCTGCAGAAGGTCTTCAAGACCGCCCAGACCAGGGAAATATTCAAGAAGCTCGGCGTCTGGGACGACATCGAGAGGGCCAAAAAGAACACCAAGATTCGCGCTGGAAAGGGCAAGATGCGCGGAAGGAGGTACAAGAAGGCCAAGGGCCCGCTCATCGTCGTTGCCAAGAACGAGGGCATTGTCCAGGGGGCGAGGAACCACCCGGGCGTTGACGTTGTAACCGTTGACAACCTCGGCGTTGAGTACCTCGCACCGGGTACCCACCCGGGAAGGCTTACGATCTGGACCAAGGGTGCCATAGAGAGGCTTAGGGAGATTTACGGGTGATGAGAGATGGATCCGTATAAGGTCATCATAAGGCCGCTCGTTACCGAAAAGGCCGTCTCCCTCATAGAGAGGGAGAACAAGCTCACCTTCATAGTTGACAAGAGGGCCACCAAGCAGGACATTAAGAGGGCTGTGGAAGAGATGTTCAACGTCAAGGTCGCGAAGGTCAACACCCTCATAACGATGAAGGGAGAGAAGAAGGCCTACGTGAAGCTCAAGCCCGAGTACGACGCAAGTGAGATAGCTGCCAGGTTGGGATTGTTCTGAAGGGGTGAGTGAGATGGGAAAGAGTCTGATCCAGCAGAGGAGAGGTAAGGGAACCACCACCTTTAGAGCCCCTTCACACAGGTACAGGGGCGCTGTCAGGTACGTCCCGCTCAACATAACGATGGAGAAGACCCTCAGGGGCGTTGTTGAGGAGATCCTCCACGACCCTGGGAGGACTGCCCCGGTCGCGAGGGTCAAGTTTGAGGACGGAACGAAGAAACTCATCATAGCCCCCGAGGGAATCCTCGTGGGACAGGAAGTCTACATCGGTCCAGAGGCCCCGATAGCAATCGGCAACACCCTCCCGCTAGCAAAGATCCCGGAGGGTACTTACGTTTACGACATCGAGGGAGTTCCGGGCGACGGTGGAAAGTACGTCAGAGCTGGAGGAACCTACGCGCTCGTCGTCAGCAGGGAGAAGGACAAGGTTATAGTCCAGCTCCCAAGCGGTGAGCTCAAGGCCTTCAACCCAATGTGCAGGGCCACCATCGGTGTCGTCGCCGGCGGTGGAAGGCTTGAGAAGCCAATTGTCAAGGCAGGTAAGGCCTACTACATAGCCAAGGCCAGGAACAGGTTCTGGCCGAAGCCGAGAGGTGTCAAGATGAACGCCGTCAACCACCCGCACGGTGGTAAGGAGCACCACATCGGAAGGCCCTCGACCGTTTCAAGGCGCGCTCCGCCCGGAAGGAAGGTTGGTCACATAGCCGCGAGAAGAACTGGTAGGAGGAAGTGATGAAGATGGCGAGAAAGAAGGAGTTTAGGTATAGGGGCTACACCCTTGATGAGCTTCTCAACATGTCACTTGAGGAATTCGCAAAGCTCCTCCCGAGCAGGCAGAGGAGGAGCCTCAAGAGGGGCCTTTCACCAGAGCAGAAGAAGCTCCTTAGGAAGATAAGGCTCGCTAAGAAGGGCAAGTACAACAAGCCGATAAGGACCCACAGCAGGGACATGGTCATCCTTCCCGAGATGGTCGGCATGACCATCCACGTTCACAACGGGAAGGAGTTCGTTCCGGTTGAGATAAAGGAGGAGATGATCGGCCACTACCTCGGCGAGTTCGCCATGACTAGGAAGGTTGTCCAGCACGGCTCACCTGGTGTCGGTGCTACGAGGTCATCGATGTTCGTTGCAGTCAAGTGAGGTGGTTTAGATGAGCAGGGGCAGGTTTTCCTACTCATTCCAAAATTTTGACCCCGAGAGGATGGCGAGGGCAAGCGGAAGGGATCTCAGGATTTCGCCCAAGCACAGCGTCGAGCTCCTCAGGGAGATAAGGGGGATGATGCTCAACGACGCCCTCCGCTACCTCGACGACGTCATAGCCAAGAAGAGACCCGTTCCGATGAAGCGCTTTAACGACAGCCAGGGCCACAAGCCGGGTAAGGGCTTCGGTCCCGGAAGGTACCCGGTCAAGGTTGCCAAGGCAGTCAAGAAGATACTCCTTAACGCCAAGAACAACGCCGAGCAGAAGGGCCTCGACGTGGACAGGCTCAAGATAATCCACGCTGCTGCCCACAGGGGCCCCGCCCTCAGGGGATACATACCGAGGGCCTTTGGTAGGGCCACACCGTTCAACGAGCAGACCACCCATATAGAGATAGTCGTCGAGGAGATTAGGAGGTGAGATCTTTGGCGATCGAGAGGTACTTCATCAAGGAAGGCGTTAAGGAGATGCTCATCGACGAGTTCCTTGAGAAGGAGCTCAGGAGGGCCGGCTACGGCGGCCTCGA encodes the following:
- the rpl4p gene encoding 50S ribosomal protein L4 → MKVKVFNLEGEPVEEIELPKVFSTPFRPDLIRRAVIASWTHRLQPQGRDPQAGKRRVTENIGKGHGMARVERIKTSPRFAAFVPFAVGGRRTHPPKVEKIIWEDINKKERRLAIMSAIAATANYDLVRARGHVVDNIPQIPLVVTDDLQKVFKTAQTREIFKKLGVWDDIERAKKNTKIRAGKGKMRGRRYKKAKGPLIVVAKNEGIVQGARNHPGVDVVTVDNLGVEYLAPGTHPGRLTIWTKGAIERLREIYG
- a CDS encoding 50S ribosomal protein L23, coding for MDPYKVIIRPLVTEKAVSLIERENKLTFIVDKRATKQDIKRAVEEMFNVKVAKVNTLITMKGEKKAYVKLKPEYDASEIAARLGLF
- a CDS encoding 50S ribosomal protein L2 → MGKSLIQQRRGKGTTTFRAPSHRYRGAVRYVPLNITMEKTLRGVVEEILHDPGRTAPVARVKFEDGTKKLIIAPEGILVGQEVYIGPEAPIAIGNTLPLAKIPEGTYVYDIEGVPGDGGKYVRAGGTYALVVSREKDKVIVQLPSGELKAFNPMCRATIGVVAGGGRLEKPIVKAGKAYYIAKARNRFWPKPRGVKMNAVNHPHGGKEHHIGRPSTVSRRAPPGRKVGHIAARRTGRRK
- a CDS encoding 30S ribosomal protein S19, which produces MARKKEFRYRGYTLDELLNMSLEEFAKLLPSRQRRSLKRGLSPEQKKLLRKIRLAKKGKYNKPIRTHSRDMVILPEMVGMTIHVHNGKEFVPVEIKEEMIGHYLGEFAMTRKVVQHGSPGVGATRSSMFVAVK
- the rplV gene encoding 50S ribosomal protein L22, which gives rise to MSRGRFSYSFQNFDPERMARASGRDLRISPKHSVELLREIRGMMLNDALRYLDDVIAKKRPVPMKRFNDSQGHKPGKGFGPGRYPVKVAKAVKKILLNAKNNAEQKGLDVDRLKIIHAAAHRGPALRGYIPRAFGRATPFNEQTTHIEIVVEEIRR